Proteins from one Candidatus Poribacteria bacterium genomic window:
- a CDS encoding MBL fold metallo-hydrolase — protein sequence MSTQFSQLSDHIFIHHGSISVGILRDGDRALLIDCGDGSVRSTLNTLGITTVDTVLFTHHHRDQVSGIGIVASDDTRIGVPSQERAWFESVETFWNDPQMRWHLYNYHPHNLMLAESILVTDNYAEGDSFQWGNARIDVIDTPGHTDGSVSYTVEVDGLCYAFCGDLIYDTGQIWELYSLQKGGETTDYHGFLGDRGRLTHSLKKVRQRYPEVLIPSHGKIMRDPSGAIETLLQRLDACYDKYVAISALRYYFPKLFTAFEGSAGHMPIREGKAVPEFLRHYGTTWMVISENGEAFVMDCGSPGILKQIQRLKAKGEILDVTEFWITHYHDDHVDAIPEFQEIFPCTTRTDSIVADVVENPHGFRLPCISPAVARIDHRTQDGDSWTWNEFEMTAYHFPGQTYYHGGLLVEGRGVRLFFAGDSFTMAGIDDYCSGNRNLLGEGVGYDRCLAWIAELKPTYIFNCHVPCAFTFKDDEIQQMRTNLAERERLYADLFPWDHPNYGLDEHWVRPYPYEQNVTAGETVTLDLVVTNHSAQAQIASCRPILPESWDIHIPEQAVTIPPKQEGHIAFSIPIPTHANGAQRIVIPLYVTYDGQPLGQFREAIFVFPHDA from the coding sequence ATGTCAACCCAATTCTCGCAACTGAGCGACCACATTTTTATTCATCACGGTTCTATCAGCGTGGGCATTTTGCGCGATGGGGATCGTGCCCTGTTGATTGACTGTGGTGACGGTAGCGTGCGTTCAACCCTCAATACGCTTGGAATCACGACAGTTGATACGGTGCTGTTCACACATCACCATCGCGATCAAGTGTCGGGGATTGGAATCGTAGCGTCGGATGACACACGCATTGGCGTTCCATCACAAGAACGCGCTTGGTTCGAGTCGGTCGAAACGTTTTGGAACGATCCACAGATGCGCTGGCATCTCTACAACTATCACCCCCACAACCTGATGCTCGCCGAGTCTATCCTTGTGACGGATAACTACGCCGAGGGTGATTCCTTCCAATGGGGAAACGCAAGAATCGATGTAATTGATACACCCGGTCACACCGATGGGAGTGTATCCTACACGGTTGAAGTTGATGGACTCTGTTACGCTTTTTGTGGAGATCTGATTTACGACACAGGACAGATCTGGGAATTATACAGCCTCCAAAAAGGAGGAGAGACAACAGACTATCACGGTTTTCTCGGTGATAGGGGACGATTGACCCATAGCCTCAAAAAAGTACGGCAACGGTATCCCGAAGTCCTCATCCCTTCACACGGAAAAATTATGCGCGATCCGAGCGGGGCGATAGAGACACTCCTACAGCGACTTGATGCCTGCTACGATAAGTACGTCGCCATTTCTGCGCTTCGATACTACTTTCCGAAGCTATTCACCGCTTTTGAGGGCAGTGCCGGGCACATGCCGATTCGCGAAGGCAAAGCGGTGCCAGAATTCCTGCGCCACTACGGGACAACGTGGATGGTTATCTCAGAGAACGGGGAGGCGTTCGTCATGGATTGTGGCAGCCCCGGTATATTGAAACAGATTCAGCGTCTCAAAGCCAAAGGGGAGATCTTAGACGTGACAGAGTTCTGGATTACCCACTACCACGACGATCATGTAGACGCCATCCCTGAATTTCAGGAAATTTTTCCGTGTACAACCCGAACCGATTCAATTGTGGCTGACGTTGTAGAAAACCCACACGGCTTCCGTCTCCCCTGCATTTCGCCCGCTGTCGCCCGGATCGATCATCGCACCCAAGACGGTGATTCGTGGACGTGGAACGAATTCGAGATGACCGCTTACCATTTTCCCGGTCAGACCTACTATCACGGCGGTTTGCTCGTCGAGGGACGCGGTGTCCGTCTGTTCTTCGCCGGTGACTCTTTCACTATGGCAGGTATTGATGATTACTGCTCTGGAAATCGTAATCTGCTCGGTGAAGGTGTGGGATATGATCGATGTCTTGCATGGATTGCTGAACTCAAACCAACCTATATTTTCAACTGCCACGTACCGTGTGCCTTCACTTTTAAGGACGACGAGATTCAGCAGATGCGCACGAACCTTGCTGAAAGGGAGCGACTCTATGCAGATCTTTTTCCGTGGGACCATCCCAACTATGGGCTGGACGAACACTGGGTGCGCCCCTATCCTTACGAGCAAAACGTCACCGCCGGCGAGACAGTGACCTTGGATCTGGTTGTTACCAATCACTCCGCACAAGCCCAAATTGCGAGTTGTCGTCCAATCCTTCCTGAATCGTGGGACATCCACATCCCCGAACAGGCGGTAACCATTCCACCGAAGCAGGAGGGACATATCGCCTTTTCGATTCCGATTCCAACGCACGCTAACGGCGCGCAACGCATCGTTATCCCTCTATATGTAACGTATGATGGACAACCGCTCGGACAGTTCCGTGAAGCGATTTTCGTCTTTCCACACGACGCCTAA
- a CDS encoding DUF523 domain-containing protein, with protein MKKIVISACLIGEKCRYNGLDSKSETVMNKLETDSLIQICPEQLGGLSTPRPAAEIVGGDGEDVLDGRARVVTVDGEDKTKAFLAGAYRALEIAQAHRATHAILKSKSPSCGCGKIYDGSFTGNLTDSDGVTAALFRRHGIEITTEEDLENGG; from the coding sequence ATGAAAAAAATCGTCATCAGTGCGTGTCTCATCGGTGAGAAATGCCGTTATAACGGTCTCGATAGCAAGAGCGAGACGGTCATGAACAAACTTGAAACAGATTCATTGATTCAGATCTGTCCAGAGCAGCTGGGCGGGCTATCGACGCCTCGACCAGCCGCCGAGATTGTCGGCGGAGATGGAGAGGATGTCCTCGACGGAAGGGCACGAGTCGTCACGGTAGATGGTGAAGACAAAACCAAGGCATTCCTAGCGGGGGCTTATCGCGCATTAGAAATCGCCCAAGCACATCGTGCGACCCACGCTATCCTCAAGTCGAAAAGTCCATCCTGCGGCTGTGGAAAGATATACGACGGCTCCTTCACCGGCAACCTCACCGATAGTGATGGGGTCACTGCAGCGCTATTTCGCCGGCACGGGATAGAAATTACGACGGAAGAAGATCTGGAGAACGGGGGATAA
- a CDS encoding phytanoyl-CoA dioxygenase family protein encodes MDTSCFDYCLTEDEHREFEQNGFFVVENAIPPHLVKDLATVVDRLDAQYRSTEDSPDQRAPGTIDPNRPPAELVGPYDRLNLMDFVGKDEIFLELLDWYKTFPKVWGILGWNIQLYHSHMTVTPPGPSDGAEVKKRLGWHQDSARLNHELETTPQPRISLKVGFFLTDTTEEGRGNFYVLPGSQRQKTPDFPPDGVSDPAEALAVKVPPGTAVFFDRRLWHSASPNYSNIPRKVLFYGYSYRWLRPRDDMTVDHFMDRCDPIRQQLLGASTGGHGYTSPTDEDVPLKLWLAEHLGEEAVAA; translated from the coding sequence ATGGACACATCGTGTTTTGATTATTGCTTGACGGAAGATGAACACCGCGAATTTGAACAGAACGGTTTTTTTGTGGTGGAGAACGCTATACCGCCACACTTGGTCAAAGACCTCGCGACTGTAGTAGACCGGCTCGATGCCCAATACCGGAGCACTGAAGACTCACCAGATCAGAGAGCCCCTGGCACTATAGACCCCAACAGGCCCCCAGCGGAGTTAGTAGGTCCTTATGACCGGCTGAACCTAATGGACTTTGTGGGGAAAGACGAAATTTTTCTGGAACTGCTCGATTGGTATAAGACGTTCCCGAAAGTATGGGGGATCTTGGGATGGAACATCCAGCTCTATCACTCCCATATGACGGTTACCCCGCCGGGACCATCTGACGGAGCTGAGGTGAAAAAGCGTTTGGGGTGGCATCAAGATAGCGCGCGTTTGAATCACGAATTGGAAACGACTCCCCAACCGCGCATCTCCCTCAAAGTGGGTTTCTTTCTGACCGATACCACAGAGGAAGGTAGGGGTAATTTCTACGTCCTACCCGGTAGCCAACGACAGAAAACACCGGACTTTCCTCCAGATGGCGTTTCAGACCCGGCAGAAGCGTTAGCCGTGAAGGTGCCACCGGGTACAGCGGTATTTTTCGATCGGCGGCTCTGGCATTCTGCCAGTCCAAATTATTCAAATATCCCGCGAAAGGTGCTTTTCTACGGTTACAGCTACCGGTGGTTAAGACCTAGGGACGACATGACCGTGGATCACTTTATGGATCGCTGTGACCCGATCCGACAGCAGTTGCTCGGCGCTAGCACAGGTGGGCACGGCTATACGTCACCAACTGATGAAGATGTCCCGCTGAAGCTGTGGTTGGCGGAGCATCTCGGCGAGGAGGCGGTGGCGGCTTGA